One stretch of Lysobacter sp. KIS68-7 DNA includes these proteins:
- a CDS encoding GNAT family N-acetyltransferase produces MHSASLRVRDIADADAAAILALNLESEEVLSPMDAARYAQLRAQAVYGRVLEEDGTAIAFLLAFREGTAYDSPNYRWFDATCDAFLYVDRIVVAATHQGHGLGALLYEDLFAFARSSGVPRVTCEFDIEPPNEPSRRFHARFGFREVGTQVLGDGKKRVSLQSVELG; encoded by the coding sequence ATGCATAGCGCGTCGCTGCGCGTGCGCGACATCGCGGACGCGGATGCCGCGGCCATCCTCGCGCTGAACCTCGAATCCGAGGAGGTGCTCAGCCCGATGGACGCCGCCCGCTACGCGCAATTGCGCGCGCAGGCGGTGTACGGGCGCGTGCTCGAGGAAGACGGCACGGCGATCGCCTTCCTCCTCGCCTTCCGCGAAGGCACGGCGTACGACAGTCCCAACTACCGGTGGTTCGATGCGACTTGCGACGCCTTCCTCTACGTCGATCGCATCGTCGTCGCCGCTACGCACCAGGGCCATGGGCTCGGCGCGCTGCTGTACGAAGACCTGTTCGCGTTCGCGCGGTCCAGCGGCGTGCCGCGCGTGACCTGCGAATTCGACATCGAGCCGCCGAACGAACCCTCGCGGCGATTTCATGCGCGCTTCGGTTTCCGCGAAGTCGGTACGCAGGTGCTCGGCGACGGCAAGAAGCGCGTGTCGCTGCAGAGTGTCGAGCTCGGCTGA
- a CDS encoding HAD family acid phosphatase: MRFVPQAALSAAVLLALAGCVTTSESGMSAAAEADAAAADKTPWTPTPRVKTPTHAPATAQAEPPADDSLNATVWYQRAAERDLVYRTVYRGASYRLEAALKDKHWDALPKEDRSGDASRLAPAIIVDVDETVLDNAPSQVRAIREQRGFNEAAWGQWVSERKAKPLPGAVEFLTSAAKQGVTVFYITNRDASLTADTIANLRQAGFPVAKDDQVLGLGTVVDGCEQEGSEKSCRRQLVGRTHRVLMQFGDQVGDFVQILANTPEGRAQAVAPYTTWIGERWFVLPNPMYGSWEPALFNNDWRQPAGARRAQKIQALDDAK; this comes from the coding sequence ATGCGTTTCGTTCCCCAGGCTGCCCTCTCCGCTGCCGTGTTGTTGGCACTTGCCGGTTGCGTGACGACGTCGGAGTCCGGCATGTCGGCGGCGGCCGAAGCCGATGCCGCGGCGGCCGACAAAACGCCCTGGACGCCGACGCCCAGGGTGAAAACGCCGACGCATGCACCGGCCACCGCGCAGGCCGAGCCGCCCGCCGACGATTCGCTCAACGCCACCGTCTGGTACCAGCGTGCGGCCGAACGCGACCTGGTGTATCGCACGGTGTATCGCGGTGCGTCGTATCGCTTGGAGGCCGCGCTGAAGGACAAGCATTGGGATGCGCTGCCGAAGGAAGACCGCAGCGGCGATGCCTCGCGCCTTGCGCCCGCGATCATCGTCGACGTCGACGAAACGGTGCTCGACAACGCACCCAGCCAGGTGCGCGCGATCCGCGAACAGCGCGGCTTCAACGAGGCGGCGTGGGGCCAGTGGGTCTCCGAGCGCAAGGCGAAGCCCTTGCCGGGCGCCGTCGAATTCCTGACGAGCGCGGCGAAGCAGGGCGTCACCGTTTTCTACATCACCAATCGCGATGCGAGCCTCACCGCCGACACCATCGCGAACCTGCGCCAGGCGGGCTTCCCGGTCGCGAAGGACGACCAGGTGCTCGGGCTCGGCACGGTCGTCGATGGCTGCGAGCAGGAAGGCTCGGAGAAGTCCTGCCGCCGCCAGCTCGTGGGTCGCACGCACCGGGTGCTGATGCAGTTCGGCGACCAGGTCGGGGATTTCGTGCAGATCCTCGCCAACACGCCCGAAGGTCGCGCGCAGGCCGTCGCGCCCTACACGACGTGGATCGGCGAGCGGTGGTTCGTGCTGCCGAACCCGATGTACGGGTCCTGGGAGCCGGCACTGTTCAACAACGACTGGCGCCAGCCGGCCGGCGCGCGGCGCGCGCAGAAGATCCAGGCGCTTGACGACGCCAAGTAA
- the plsB gene encoding glycerol-3-phosphate 1-O-acyltransferase PlsB: protein MAAMPNQPTLPLFDDEPSKPAASQAEGAPTAPPGNGDTPELPSNPMPSNPTPEDPSAAHDAPELPLELPPPPGSQGTRGPSNAVGARPPLWARLMGKLLEPWIEIELEPKTPAEFADGRPVCYVLEDYGLSNALILERACREAGLPSPLQPMPGDPLGRKRAYVALSRRNANTLKVLGLTPGPEHKTHSGSLARLLQAHREDPELDVQLVPVSIFVGRAPDKHSGWFSVLFSENWTIVGRFRRLLAILLNGRSTTVQFAPPVSVRASVDEGLEPQRTVRKLSRVLRAHFRRIRAAIIGPDLSTRRLLADQVLSADSVKEAIADQARRENSKDPEKGKAEAWKKAHAYIYEIAADYSHPVVRSVSFMLTTVWNRIYRGVLVHHLDTLKQNAPGHEVVYVPCHRSHMDYLLLSYLLYTKGIVPPHIAAGINLNLPVIGSLLRRGGAFFLRRSFRGNALYSAVFTEYVSQLVAGGYSLEYFIEGGRSRTGRLLPPKGGMVAMTVRAFLRQPTRPVLFQPVYIGYEKLLEGDSYLDELIGKPKQKESIWQLLMSIPRVLRSNYGQVVVNFGEPIRLNDMLAEHAPAWDGSPLDEDDRPDWLSDTVDATAQRIQVNINRAADVNPINLLAMALLSTPKHAMGEADLQAQITLAKTLLSDVPYSDRVTVTPHTPEQIIAHGEEIQMLSRTKHPLGDVLSVDDDTAGLLSYYRNNVLHLFTASAWIAVCFLHNRRLSRVQLQRLGRTVYPFLKGELFLPWDEAGFSERIERTIEVFIREGLITQVNEDEGGMLARSGGQTDEVFRLRAIGHSLQQAFERYYIAISVLVKNGAGTLSSGELESLCQLAAQRLSLLYAPAAPEFFDRTLFRGFIQKLREMRMVWPNEAGKLMFDERLDAWAKDARIILGRELRHTIEKVSPEAAKPKSMAVPLPPPEEMPPPPPEA from the coding sequence ATGGCGGCGATGCCGAACCAACCGACCCTCCCGCTTTTCGACGACGAACCCTCCAAGCCTGCCGCGTCGCAGGCCGAAGGCGCGCCGACCGCGCCGCCCGGAAACGGCGACACGCCGGAGCTTCCGTCGAATCCCATGCCGTCGAACCCGACGCCGGAAGACCCCTCGGCCGCGCACGACGCGCCGGAGCTTCCGCTCGAACTCCCGCCGCCGCCCGGCTCGCAAGGCACGCGCGGACCGTCCAATGCGGTGGGCGCACGTCCGCCGCTGTGGGCGCGCCTGATGGGCAAGCTGCTCGAGCCGTGGATCGAGATCGAACTCGAACCGAAGACGCCCGCCGAATTCGCCGACGGCCGCCCCGTCTGCTACGTGCTCGAAGACTACGGCCTGTCGAACGCACTGATCCTGGAACGCGCGTGTCGCGAAGCCGGGCTGCCGTCGCCGCTGCAACCGATGCCGGGCGATCCGCTGGGTCGCAAGCGCGCCTACGTCGCGCTCTCGCGTCGCAACGCCAACACGCTGAAGGTGCTCGGGCTCACGCCGGGGCCCGAACACAAGACGCACTCCGGTTCGCTCGCGCGCCTGCTGCAGGCGCATCGCGAAGACCCCGAACTCGACGTGCAACTCGTGCCCGTCTCGATCTTCGTCGGCCGCGCGCCGGACAAGCACAGTGGCTGGTTCTCGGTGCTGTTCTCCGAAAACTGGACGATTGTCGGCCGTTTCCGCCGCCTGCTCGCGATCCTGCTCAACGGGCGCTCGACGACCGTGCAGTTCGCCCCGCCGGTCTCGGTGCGCGCCTCGGTCGACGAAGGCCTGGAACCGCAACGCACCGTGCGCAAGCTCTCGCGCGTGCTGCGTGCGCATTTCCGCCGCATTCGCGCCGCGATCATCGGGCCCGACCTGTCGACGCGCCGCCTGCTCGCCGACCAGGTGCTCTCCGCCGATTCGGTGAAGGAAGCCATCGCCGACCAGGCGCGCCGCGAGAACTCCAAGGATCCGGAGAAGGGCAAGGCCGAAGCGTGGAAGAAGGCGCACGCCTACATCTACGAAATCGCGGCCGACTACTCGCATCCGGTCGTGCGTTCGGTGAGCTTCATGCTCACCACGGTGTGGAACCGCATCTACCGCGGCGTGCTCGTGCACCACCTGGACACGCTCAAGCAGAACGCGCCCGGCCATGAAGTCGTCTATGTGCCCTGCCATCGCAGCCACATGGATTACCTGTTGCTCAGCTACCTGCTCTACACCAAGGGCATCGTGCCGCCGCACATCGCCGCGGGCATCAACCTCAACCTGCCGGTGATCGGGTCGCTGCTGCGTCGCGGCGGTGCGTTCTTCCTGCGCCGCAGCTTCCGCGGCAACGCGCTGTATTCGGCGGTGTTCACCGAGTACGTCTCGCAGCTGGTCGCCGGCGGCTACTCGCTCGAGTACTTCATCGAAGGCGGGCGCTCGCGCACGGGCCGCCTGCTGCCGCCGAAGGGCGGCATGGTCGCGATGACGGTGCGCGCGTTCCTGCGCCAGCCCACGCGCCCGGTGCTGTTCCAGCCCGTCTACATCGGCTACGAAAAGCTGCTCGAAGGCGACAGCTACCTCGACGAGCTGATCGGCAAGCCGAAGCAGAAGGAATCGATCTGGCAGCTGCTCATGAGCATCCCGCGGGTGCTGCGCAGCAATTACGGTCAGGTCGTGGTGAATTTCGGCGAGCCCATCCGCCTCAACGACATGCTCGCCGAACACGCGCCGGCGTGGGACGGCTCGCCGCTGGACGAAGACGATCGCCCGGATTGGTTGTCCGACACGGTGGACGCCACCGCGCAGCGCATCCAGGTCAACATCAACCGCGCCGCGGACGTGAACCCGATCAACCTGCTCGCGATGGCGCTGTTGTCCACGCCGAAGCACGCGATGGGCGAGGCCGACCTGCAGGCGCAGATCACGCTGGCCAAGACGCTGCTCTCCGACGTGCCGTATTCCGATCGCGTGACCGTCACGCCGCATACGCCGGAGCAGATCATCGCGCACGGCGAAGAAATCCAGATGCTCTCGCGCACCAAGCACCCGCTCGGCGACGTGCTGAGCGTGGACGACGACACCGCGGGCCTGCTCAGTTACTACCGCAACAACGTGCTGCACCTGTTCACCGCTTCGGCGTGGATCGCGGTGTGCTTCCTGCACAACCGGCGCCTGTCGCGCGTGCAGTTGCAGCGCCTGGGCCGCACGGTCTATCCGTTCCTGAAGGGCGAGCTGTTCCTGCCGTGGGACGAGGCCGGCTTCTCCGAACGCATCGAACGCACGATCGAGGTGTTCATCCGCGAAGGCCTGATCACCCAGGTCAACGAAGACGAAGGCGGCATGCTCGCGCGCAGCGGCGGCCAGACCGACGAGGTGTTCCGCCTGCGTGCCATCGGCCATTCGCTGCAGCAGGCCTTCGAGCGCTATTACATCGCGATTTCGGTGCTGGTGAAGAACGGCGCGGGCACGCTGTCGTCGGGTGAATTGGAGAGCCTGTGCCAGCTCGCCGCGCAGCGCCTGTCGCTGCTGTACGCACCGGCCGCGCCGGAATTCTTCGACCGCACGCTGTTCCGCGGCTTCATCCAGAAGCTGCGCGAGATGCGGATGGTGTGGCCGAACGAAGCCGGCAAGCTGATGTTCGACGAACGCCTGGACGCGTGGGCGAAGGACGCGCGCATCATCCTGGGCCGCGAGCTGCGCCATACGATCGAGAAGGTGAGCCCGGAAGCGGCGAAGCCGAAGTCGATGGCCGTACCGTTGCCGCCGCCGGAAGAAATGCCGCCCCCGCCGCCGGAGGCGTGA
- a CDS encoding YdcH family protein, producing MSQRVIELKLEHRDLDAAIERLQLDAETDELTIKRLKKRRLQLKDCIAKLESALIPDEPA from the coding sequence ATCTCCCAGCGCGTGATCGAGCTCAAGCTCGAGCACCGCGACCTCGACGCCGCCATCGAACGGCTGCAGCTGGACGCCGAGACCGACGAACTCACGATCAAGCGCCTGAAGAAGCGCCGCCTGCAGCTCAAGGACTGCATCGCGAAGCTCGAATCGGCGCTGATCCCCGACGAACCGGCGTAA
- the ttcA gene encoding tRNA 2-thiocytidine(32) synthetase TtcA: MSTIAPLPLLEPQPRARRREHERLRLAKRLRHQVGRAIADFGMIEEGDKVMVCLSGGKDSYTMLDILLQLREKAPVSFELHAVNLDQKQPNFPEHVLPDYLKSLGVPYTILEQDTYSVVKRVVPEGKTMCSLCSRLRRGALYSHAEAEGFTKIALGHHRDDLVATFFLNMFFHAKLSGMPPKLRSDDGKHVVIRPLAYVREADITEYAMAREFPIIPCTLCGSQENLQRKQVARMMAEWEKESPGRIESIARALGDVRPSQLSDPTLFDFLTLGARTDGPLPDAHAWLAGTPHEPGDDE; this comes from the coding sequence ATGTCGACCATTGCCCCCCTGCCCCTGCTCGAGCCCCAGCCGCGCGCACGCCGCCGCGAGCACGAGCGGCTGCGCCTGGCCAAGCGCCTGCGCCACCAGGTGGGGCGCGCGATCGCCGATTTCGGGATGATCGAAGAAGGCGACAAGGTGATGGTGTGCCTGTCCGGCGGCAAGGACAGCTACACGATGCTCGACATCCTCCTGCAGCTGCGGGAGAAGGCGCCGGTCTCCTTCGAACTGCACGCGGTCAACCTGGACCAGAAGCAGCCGAACTTCCCGGAGCACGTGCTGCCCGATTACCTGAAGTCGCTCGGCGTGCCGTACACGATCCTGGAGCAGGACACCTATTCGGTGGTCAAGCGCGTCGTGCCGGAAGGCAAGACGATGTGCTCGCTGTGCTCGCGCCTGCGCCGCGGCGCGCTGTACTCGCACGCCGAAGCCGAAGGTTTCACGAAGATCGCGCTCGGCCACCATCGCGACGACCTGGTCGCCACGTTCTTCCTGAACATGTTCTTCCACGCCAAGCTCAGTGGCATGCCACCGAAGCTGCGATCGGACGACGGCAAGCACGTGGTGATCCGCCCGCTGGCCTACGTGCGCGAGGCCGACATCACCGAATATGCGATGGCGCGCGAATTCCCCATCATCCCGTGCACGCTGTGCGGCTCGCAGGAAAACCTGCAGCGCAAGCAGGTGGCGCGCATGATGGCGGAGTGGGAGAAGGAATCCCCCGGCCGCATCGAGAGCATTGCGCGTGCGCTCGGCGACGTGCGGCCTTCGCAGCTCAGCGACCCGACGCTGTTCGATTTCCTCACGCTCGGCGCGCGGACCGACGGCCCGCTGCCGGATGCGCATGCGTGGTTGGCGGGAACGCCGCACGAACCCGGCGACGACGAGTAA
- a CDS encoding recombination-associated protein RdgC, whose translation MFFRNLTLFRFPTSLDLSEIESRLAECALKPVGALELSSRGFISPFGRDGESLSHKISDAIWLSVGSEEKILPGAVVNDLLSRKLEEIERKEGRKPGGRARKRLKEDLVHELLPRAFVRPGRTDALLDLSHGLCVVDSSSRKAAENVVSEIRHALGSFPALPVNAEVAPRSILTGWVAGEPLPEGLSIGDECELKDAADKGAVVKCQRQELQSDEIAKHLESGKQVTRLALTLDDHVSFVLGEDLVVRKFKLLEGAVDAMESTERDDVRAELDARFALMAGEAKRLFNVLEPALKISRVEE comes from the coding sequence ATGTTCTTTCGCAACCTGACGCTGTTCCGCTTCCCCACCTCGCTCGACCTGTCCGAAATCGAATCCCGCCTCGCCGAATGCGCGCTCAAGCCCGTCGGTGCGCTGGAGCTGTCTTCGCGCGGCTTCATCTCGCCCTTCGGCCGCGACGGCGAATCGCTCTCGCACAAGATCTCCGATGCGATCTGGCTGAGCGTGGGCAGCGAAGAGAAGATCCTGCCGGGCGCGGTGGTGAACGACCTGCTTTCGCGCAAGCTCGAGGAAATCGAGCGCAAGGAAGGCCGCAAGCCGGGCGGACGCGCGCGCAAGCGGCTCAAGGAAGACCTGGTGCACGAACTGCTGCCGCGCGCCTTCGTGCGCCCGGGCCGCACCGATGCGCTGCTGGACCTGTCGCATGGCCTGTGCGTGGTCGACTCGTCCTCGCGCAAGGCCGCTGAAAACGTGGTGAGCGAGATCCGCCACGCGCTCGGCAGCTTCCCGGCGCTGCCGGTGAATGCAGAAGTCGCGCCGCGCAGCATCCTCACCGGCTGGGTCGCGGGCGAACCGCTGCCCGAAGGCCTGTCGATCGGCGACGAATGCGAGCTCAAGGACGCCGCCGACAAGGGCGCGGTGGTGAAATGCCAGCGCCAGGAGTTGCAGAGCGACGAGATCGCCAAGCACCTGGAGTCCGGCAAGCAGGTGACGCGCCTGGCCCTCACGTTGGACGACCACGTCTCCTTCGTGCTCGGCGAAGACCTGGTGGTGCGCAAGTTCAAGCTGCTGGAAGGCGCGGTCGATGCGATGGAATCGACCGAGCGCGACGATGTGCGCGCCGAACTCGACGCACGCTTCGCCCTCATGGCGGGCGAGGCCAAGCGGCTGTTCAACGTGCTGGAACCGGCGTTGAAGATTTCGCGCGTGGAAGAATGA
- a CDS encoding SprT family zinc-dependent metalloprotease encodes MPNPLRRLLAPRTPVFERDVTSLVLHDGRQIDIQRVRNPRARRLRLSVDERGARLTLPPRASLVSGERFLAEHREWLADQLERYTLVGLPTLQRDVTTAIPLRGAFVPLRWSEGRFASLALDAESGDAVFRLPARAGDAAMRRALRDFYETQARGDIARWLPHYLPSLPRPPRRVQFKVMSSQWGSLAPNGVVGLDLALVLARPSAFEYVLVHELCHLVHADHSRAFWREVEMRFPSWREERDYFHADGRRLKATLRGLLSG; translated from the coding sequence ATGCCGAATCCGCTCCGTCGCCTGCTGGCGCCGCGCACGCCCGTTTTCGAACGCGACGTGACCTCGCTCGTGCTCCACGACGGCCGCCAGATCGACATCCAGCGCGTGCGCAATCCGCGTGCGCGCCGCCTTCGACTCTCCGTCGACGAGCGCGGCGCGCGCCTGACGCTGCCGCCGCGCGCGAGCCTGGTCTCCGGGGAACGCTTCCTCGCCGAACATCGCGAATGGCTCGCGGACCAGCTCGAGCGCTACACGCTGGTCGGATTGCCGACGCTGCAGCGCGACGTCACCACGGCAATACCGCTGCGCGGTGCCTTCGTGCCCCTGCGCTGGAGCGAAGGGCGCTTCGCCTCGCTCGCACTGGACGCCGAATCGGGGGACGCCGTGTTCCGCCTCCCCGCGCGCGCCGGCGATGCCGCCATGCGCCGCGCGCTGCGCGATTTCTACGAAACCCAGGCGCGCGGCGACATCGCGCGCTGGTTGCCGCACTACCTGCCGTCGCTGCCGCGCCCGCCGCGTCGCGTGCAGTTCAAGGTGATGTCCTCGCAATGGGGCTCACTGGCGCCGAATGGCGTGGTCGGCCTGGACCTCGCACTCGTGCTCGCGCGGCCCTCGGCGTTCGAGTACGTGCTGGTGCATGAGCTGTGCCACCTCGTGCATGCGGATCACTCGCGCGCGTTCTGGCGCGAAGTCGAAATGCGTTTCCCAAGCTGGCGCGAGGAACGCGATTACTTCCATGCGGACGGGCGACGCCTGAAAGCGACGTTGCGAGGCTTGCTGTCGGGCTGA
- a CDS encoding alpha/beta hydrolase: MNTLRETTIDTPYGRLTGLRGGTGTPVLALHGWLDNAASWIPLAEHLQGIDLVALDLPGHGTSPHLPVGAEYSLAGTVHTVLDAADALGWERFAVLGHSMGAAIGTILSAAAPERVARFLSIEALGALADREDRTADRLREAVAARRALAGKSLRVFPDRDTAIRARMQANGLSEPVARLLVERGTRAVPGGFEWSSDPRLTVATPLRMTEGQVRDLIAHIECPVRVLFADPAQPYLPDALRRERASALTRGDVVVMPGGHHLHMEDPRAVAQAIGTFFVD; this comes from the coding sequence ATGAACACGCTGCGCGAGACCACGATCGACACGCCCTACGGCCGACTCACCGGCCTGCGGGGCGGCACCGGCACGCCCGTCCTCGCGCTGCACGGTTGGCTCGACAACGCCGCGAGCTGGATCCCGCTCGCGGAACACCTGCAGGGCATCGACCTCGTCGCACTCGATCTGCCGGGCCACGGCACCAGCCCGCACCTGCCGGTCGGCGCGGAGTATTCGCTCGCGGGCACCGTGCACACCGTGCTCGATGCGGCGGATGCGTTGGGATGGGAACGATTCGCCGTGCTCGGGCATTCGATGGGCGCGGCGATCGGCACCATCCTCTCCGCTGCGGCGCCCGAGCGCGTCGCGCGCTTCCTCTCCATCGAAGCCCTCGGCGCGCTGGCCGACCGCGAAGACCGCACCGCCGACCGCCTGCGCGAAGCCGTGGCCGCGCGTCGCGCGCTTGCGGGCAAATCGCTGCGCGTCTTCCCCGACCGCGACACCGCCATCCGCGCCCGCATGCAGGCCAACGGCCTGAGCGAGCCCGTCGCGCGCCTGCTCGTCGAACGCGGAACGCGCGCGGTGCCCGGCGGTTTCGAATGGAGCAGCGATCCGCGCCTGACCGTCGCCACGCCCCTGCGCATGACCGAAGGCCAGGTGCGCGACCTGATCGCGCACATCGAATGCCCCGTGCGCGTGCTCTTCGCCGATCCGGCGCAGCCCTACCTGCCCGACGCGCTGCGCCGCGAACGCGCCAGCGCTTTGACGCGCGGAGACGTGGTGGTGATGCCCGGCGGCCACCACCTGCACATGGAAGACCCGCGCGCGGTGGCGCAGGCGATCGGCACGTTCTTCGTCGACTGA
- the hemH gene encoding ferrochelatase — translation MTAPKTPETAVVLVNLGTPSAPTPRAVRRYLGEFLMDPRVVSLPRWLWGPLLHLVILPLRSRRVARKYAEIWMDEGSPLAVHTRRLAQAVQQRMPQARVVHAMRYGAPSIPDVFAALRADRVGRVIVLPLYPQYSTTTTASVEDLVRRTRNMPTHSVHDYHRDPRWVQAIADSIRAHWAANGRGDTLVFSFHGLPQRLVDAGDPYAAQCEAGVAAIAEALALKPGDYRLTYQSRFGKEQWLEPATVNVLGELARNGVRKVDVVCPGFAVDCLETLEEIAIQNAQVFTAAGGQALRYIPCLNDAPAHADALAALATEAMPA, via the coding sequence ATGACCGCACCGAAGACACCCGAGACCGCCGTCGTCCTCGTCAACCTCGGCACGCCTTCGGCGCCGACGCCGCGCGCGGTGCGCCGCTACCTCGGCGAATTCCTGATGGACCCCCGCGTGGTGTCGCTCCCGCGCTGGCTGTGGGGACCGCTGCTGCACCTGGTGATCCTGCCGCTGCGCAGCCGTCGCGTGGCGCGCAAGTACGCCGAGATCTGGATGGACGAAGGGTCGCCGCTCGCCGTGCACACGCGCCGCCTCGCGCAGGCCGTGCAGCAGCGCATGCCGCAGGCACGCGTGGTGCATGCCATGCGCTACGGCGCGCCTTCGATCCCGGACGTCTTCGCTGCGCTGCGCGCCGACCGCGTCGGCCGCGTGATCGTGCTGCCGCTGTATCCGCAGTATTCGACGACCACCACCGCCTCGGTCGAGGACCTCGTGCGGCGCACGCGCAACATGCCCACGCACAGCGTCCACGACTACCACCGCGATCCGCGCTGGGTGCAGGCCATCGCCGACTCGATCCGCGCGCACTGGGCCGCGAACGGGCGTGGCGACACGCTCGTCTTCTCCTTCCATGGCCTGCCGCAACGCCTGGTCGATGCGGGCGATCCCTATGCCGCGCAATGCGAGGCCGGCGTGGCTGCGATCGCCGAGGCACTCGCGCTGAAGCCCGGCGACTACCGGCTCACGTACCAGTCGCGCTTCGGCAAGGAGCAGTGGCTGGAACCCGCCACCGTGAACGTCCTCGGCGAACTCGCGCGCAATGGCGTGCGCAAGGTCGACGTGGTCTGCCCGGGCTTCGCGGTCGACTGCCTGGAAACGCTCGAAGAAATCGCGATCCAGAACGCGCAGGTGTTCACCGCGGCCGGTGGCCAGGCGCTGCGCTACATCCCCTGCCTCAATGATGCGCCCGCGCACGCCGACGCCCTCGCCGCACTCGCGACCGAAGCGATGCCCGCATGA
- a CDS encoding lipid-binding SYLF domain-containing protein, whose product MPLPARRTLSATLAVLLLASSLHAVAGDREDDRARNAVRVLTDIQAIPESAIPDKLLDEARAVVIVPDTIKAGLVIGGRRGHGLLSVKNADGTWSNPTFVSLTGGSVGFQAGVQSADVVLVFRSDRGLESIVNGKFTLGADAGVAAGPLGRNASTATDGEFKAEIWSWSRARGLFAGVALDGAVLSIDDAANQSVYGEGTTPRMIFEGRARQMPSAAIVSFRDQLEEATAMARANRGTGPTVAQAGPAPVAPSGTMPATAATTTVTASQPVVPADDAPARTESLPPTP is encoded by the coding sequence ATGCCTCTGCCTGCCCGCCGCACGCTCTCCGCCACCCTGGCGGTCCTCCTGCTCGCTTCCAGCCTGCACGCCGTCGCCGGTGATCGCGAAGACGACCGCGCCCGCAACGCGGTGCGCGTGCTCACCGACATCCAGGCCATTCCCGAAAGCGCGATCCCCGACAAGCTGCTCGATGAAGCGCGCGCGGTCGTGATCGTCCCCGACACCATCAAGGCCGGCCTGGTCATCGGTGGCCGCCGCGGCCATGGTCTGTTGTCGGTGAAAAATGCCGACGGCACCTGGTCCAACCCGACCTTCGTGAGCCTGACCGGCGGCAGCGTCGGCTTCCAGGCCGGCGTGCAGTCGGCGGACGTGGTGCTGGTGTTCCGCAGCGACCGCGGGCTGGAGTCGATCGTCAACGGCAAGTTCACCCTGGGCGCCGATGCGGGCGTCGCGGCCGGCCCGCTGGGCCGCAATGCATCGACGGCGACCGACGGCGAGTTCAAGGCCGAGATCTGGTCGTGGTCGCGCGCGCGCGGCCTGTTCGCGGGCGTCGCACTGGATGGTGCGGTGCTGTCGATCGACGACGCCGCCAACCAATCCGTCTACGGCGAGGGCACCACGCCGCGCATGATCTTCGAAGGCCGCGCGCGCCAGATGCCGTCTGCCGCGATCGTCTCCTTCCGCGACCAGCTGGAAGAAGCCACCGCGATGGCGCGCGCAAACCGCGGCACGGGCCCCACCGTCGCGCAGGCCGGGCCGGCCCCGGTCGCGCCGTCCGGCACGATGCCCGCCACGGCGGCCACCACCACGGTCACTGCATCGCAGCCGGTCGTTCCGGCCGACGATGCACCGGCCCGCACCGAGTCGCTGCCGCCCACACCCTGA
- the tatA gene encoding Sec-independent protein translocase subunit TatA, whose product MGGFSLWHWLIVLVIVILVFGTKRLGSVGKDLGEAVKGFKKGMTDEEDKPAGRLPDANREQADQRERERREQDQTNEPPR is encoded by the coding sequence ATGGGTGGTTTCAGTCTGTGGCACTGGCTCATCGTGCTGGTGATCGTGATCCTGGTTTTCGGCACCAAGCGCCTCGGTAGCGTCGGCAAGGACCTCGGCGAAGCGGTGAAGGGCTTCAAGAAAGGCATGACCGACGAGGAAGACAAGCCGGCCGGCCGCCTGCCCGATGCGAACCGCGAACAGGCCGACCAACGCGAGCGCGAGCGCCGCGAGCAAGACCAGACCAACGAACCGCCGCGCTGA
- the tatB gene encoding Sec-independent protein translocase protein TatB, which yields MFDIGFSELLVIAVVALIVLGPERLPKAARFAGLWVRKARAQWYAVKSEFERDLAAEELQRSLRETRESLRQAEEQLRGGAAAFQQRLEQGFDEVKTAATALPAAAESQASEAQGEANADKAPAFAEEEERPMGSTLEIDDIGPPPADEDDDGFDVDVVHDEHEDAPHPRKPADDAHAGR from the coding sequence ATGTTCGACATCGGTTTCAGTGAGCTGCTGGTCATCGCGGTCGTTGCGCTGATCGTGCTCGGACCCGAGCGCCTGCCGAAGGCGGCGCGCTTCGCAGGCCTGTGGGTGCGCAAGGCGCGCGCGCAGTGGTATGCGGTGAAGTCCGAATTCGAGCGCGACCTGGCGGCCGAGGAACTGCAGCGCAGCCTGCGCGAAACGCGCGAATCGCTGCGCCAGGCGGAAGAACAGTTGCGCGGTGGCGCGGCGGCGTTCCAGCAACGCCTCGAACAGGGCTTCGATGAAGTGAAGACCGCAGCGACGGCATTGCCGGCCGCTGCAGAATCGCAAGCGTCAGAGGCACAGGGCGAGGCGAACGCCGACAAGGCGCCGGCCTTCGCCGAAGAAGAGGAGCGTCCGATGGGCTCCACGCTCGAGATCGACGACATCGGGCCGCCGCCGGCGGATGAAGACGACGATGGGTTCGATGTCGACGTCGTCCACGACGAACACGAAGACGCCCCCCACCCGCGCAAGCCCGCCGACGACGCCCATGCAGGACGCTGA